The following are encoded together in the Glycine max cultivar Williams 82 chromosome 8, Glycine_max_v4.0, whole genome shotgun sequence genome:
- the LOC100801059 gene encoding protein NRT1/ PTR FAMILY 7.1, giving the protein MNRGLNRADSWGTLAFVIAASCSSPSPEFDTIPEQFIISVTKFRKRFFFFIFYVELSRLLNMSLRSYWSFFFVLCFFFLTFHMEPGIENSVNSVNIEAIEVTGGNGHYTEQSGTSHEKIKGGWKTANILLANQALATLAFFGVGVNLVLFLTRVLHQESAEAANNVSKWTGTVYIFSLIGAFLSDSYWGRYLTCTIFQLIFVVGLGMLSFTSWRFLIKPAGCGNEETTCLEPSSLGVGIFYLSIYLVAFGYGGHQPTLATFGADQFDEKNEKHRDARETFFCYFYFALNVGSLFSNTVLVYYENSGMWTRGFLVSLASAVIALVSYLAGYQKYKYVKAHGNPVIRVVQVFVATARKWKVGSAKEDQLYEVDGPESAIKGSRKILHSNDFRFMDKAATITEKDAVHLKNHWRLCTVTQVEEAKCVLRMLPVWLCTIIYSVVFTQMASLFVEQGNVMNNEIGKFHLPAASMSVLDICSVLLCTGIYRQILVPLAGRLSGNPRGLTELQRMGVGLVIGMLAMLAAGVTEFERLKHVTPREKASSLSIFWQIPQYVLVGASEVFMYVGQLEFFNGQAPDGIKSFGSSLCMASMSLGNYVSSMLVYMVMRITARGENPGWIPNNLNVGHMDRFFFLVAVLNALDFVLYLLCARWYKSINLGDGDMESQEDKEMIGKV; this is encoded by the exons ATGAATAGAGGTTTGAACCGGGCAGATTCTTGGGGAACATTGGCCTTTGTAATTGCTGCTTCTTGCTCTTCCCCCTCACCAGAATTTGACACAATTCCAGAACAGTTCATTATTTCTGTAACCAAGTTCcgcaaaaggttttttttttttattttttatgtggaATTATCACGTTTGTTGAATATGTCGCTACGCTCCTATTGGAGTTTCTTTtttgtgttgtgttttttttttttaacattccaT ATGGAACCAGGAATTGAAAATTCTGTCAACTCCGTAAATATTGAAGCAATCGAG gtgacaGGAGGAAATGGGCACTACACAGAGCAGTCAGGCACAAGCCATGAGAAGATTAAAGGAGGTTGGAAAACTGCAAATATCTTGCTAG CGAATCAAGCACTGGCTACACTAGCTTTCTTTGGAGTTGGAGTGAACTTGGTTCTGTTTCTGACCCGAGTCCTTCACCAAGAAAGTGCTGAGGCTGCTAACAACGTGAGCAAGTGGACCGGAACCGTTTACATATTCTCACTCATAGGAGCCTTCCTCAGTGATTCTTACTGGGGACGATATTTAACATGCACAATCTTTCAGCTCATTTTTGTTGTG GGCTTGGGGATGTTATCTTTCACGTCTTGGCGATTTTTGATCAAACCGGCTGGTTGTGGAAATGAAGAAACTACATGCTTGGAACCATCATCATTGGGTGTTGGCATTTTCTACTTGTCCATATATCTAGTGGCATTTGGATATGGAGGGCACCAACCCACCTTAGCAACCTTTGGTGCAGATCAATTTGATGagaagaatgaaaaacataGGGATGCCAGAGAAACCTTCTTCTGTTACTTTTACTTTGCTCTCAATGTTGGGTCTCTGTTCTCCAACACTGTATTAGTATACTACGAGAATTCAGGAATGTGGACAAGGGGTTTCTTGGTGTCCTTGGCCTCAGCTGTTATTGCCTTAGTTTCATACTTAGCAGgatatcaaaaatataaatatgtaaagGCTCATGGGAATCCGGTGATAAGGGTAGTTCAGGTGTTTGTGGCTACTGCTAGAAAGTGGAAGGTTGGTTCAGCCAAGGAAGACCAACTTTATGAGGTTGATGGTCCAGAATCAGCCATAAAAGGGAGTAGAAAGATTCTGCACAGCAATGATTTTAG ATTCATGGACAAGGCAGCAACGATAACGGAGAAAGATGCAGTTCATCTCAAGAATCACTGGCGGCTATGTACTGTGACTCAAGTTGAGGAAGCCAAATGCGTACTGAGAATGCTACCAGTTTGGTTATGTACTATTATTTATTCGGTTGTGTTTACGCAAATGGCTTCTCTTTTTGTCGAGCAAGGGAATGTGATGAACAACGAGATAGGAAAATTTCACTTGCCAGCAGCCAGCATGTCAGTGCTTGATATCTGCAGTGTCCTTTTATGCACTGGAATTTATCGCCAAATCCTTGTTCCTCTGGCAGGAAGATTAAGTGGCAATCCTAGGGGACTAACTGAGCTTCAAAGAATGGGAGTTGGTCTAGTTATTGGAATGTTAGCAATGCTTGCAGCTGGTGTCACAGAGTTTGAAAGGCTCAAACACGTTACACCCAGGGAAAAGGCTAGTTCTTTGAGTATATTTTGGCAAATCCCACAGTATGTTCTAGTTGGTGCTTCAGAAGTTTTCATGTATGTGGGTCAATTGGAGTTCTTTAATGGGCAAGCCCCAGATGGCATAAAAAGCTTTGGGAGCTCACTTTGCATGGCTTCAATGTCTCTTGGAAACTATGTGAGTAGCATGCTGGTTTACATGGTGATGCGAATCACTGCAAGAGGCGAGAATCCGGGATGGATTCCCAATAACTTGAATGTGGGGCACATGGATAGGTTTTTCTTCCTCGTTGCAGTGCTAAATGCTCTTGACTTTGTACTCTACTTATTATGTGCTCGCTGGTACAAGAGCATCAACCTTGGAGATGGTGACATGGAAAGCCAAGAGGACAAGGAAATGATTGGTAAAGTTTGA
- the LOC100802679 gene encoding inositol transporter 1 — MTGGGITMQSTPGSSGYLDLYPERKMSFFKNPYILGLAAVAGIGGLLFGYDTGVISGALLYIKDDFEEVRNSNLLQETIVSMAIAGAIVGAALGGWINDAYGRKKATLFADVIFTAGAIIMASAPDPYVLILGRLLVGLGVGIASVTAPVYIAEASPSEIRGSLVSTNVLMITGGQFLSYLVNLAFTGVPGTWRWMLGVSGVPAVVQFVLMLFLPESPRWLFVKNRKNEAVDVLSKIFDVARLEDEVDFLTAQSEQERQRRSNIKFWDVFRSKEIRLAFLVGAGLLAFQQFTGINTVMYYSPTIVQMAGFHANELALLLSLIVAGMNAAGTILGIYLIDHAGRKKLALSSLGGVIVSLVILAFAFYKQSSTSNELYGWLAVVGLALYIGFFSPGMGPVPWTLSSEIYPEEYRGICGGMSATVCWVSNLIVSETFLSIAEGIGIGSTFLIIGVIAVVAFVFVLVYVPETKGLTFDEVEVIWRERAWGKNPNTQNLLEQGSSS, encoded by the exons ATGACTGGGGGGGGTATCACTATGCAATCGACGCCGGGAAGCTCAGGATACTTGGATTTGTATCCAGAGCGGAAGATGTCCTTTTTCAAAAATCCTTACATTCTCGGACTGGCTGCTGTCGCCGGCATCGGTGGTCTCCTCTTCGGCTACGACACTG GTGTGATATCAGGGGCTCTTTTATACATTAAGGATGATTTTGAGGAGGTTAGAAACAGCAATCTTCTCCAGGAAACAATAGTCAGCATGGCTATTGCCGGGGCAATCGTGGGAGCAGCATTGGGTGGTTGGATTAATGATGCCTATGGTCGAAAGAAGGCCACCCTCTTTGCCGATGTTATCTTTACCGCCGGAGCAATAATCATGGCTTCTGCTCCAGATCCTTATGTTCTCATTTTGGGACGCCTTCTGGTTGGTTTGGGTGTGGGCATAGCTTCTGTCACTGCTCCCGTTTATATTGCAGAAGCATCACCTTCCGAAATAAGGGGTTCATTAGTCAGCACAAATGTCCTCATGATAACCGGTGGACAGTTTCTTTCCTATCTTGTTAACCTCGCTTTTACTGGTGTTCCTGGTACTTGGCGATGGATGCTTGGTGTTTCTGGTGTGCCTGCTGTTGTTCAGTTTGTTCTCATGCTCTTCCTCCCTGAATCCCCAAGATGGCTTTTTGTCAAG AATAGGAAAAATGAAGCCGTTGATGTGCTTTCTAAGATCTTTGACGTTGCTCGCTTAGAAGACGAAGTCGATTTCCTCACTGCTCAATCCGAGCAAGAGCGCCAAAGAAGGTCAAATATCAAATTCTGGGATGTTTTTAGATCCAAAGAAATCAGACTGGCATTCCTCGTCGGTGCCGGACTTCTG GCTTTTCAGCAGTTCACGGGTATTAACACAGTCATGTACTACAGCCCGACAATTGTCCAAATGGCAGGGTTCCATGCTAATGAATTGGCTCTTCTTCTATCCCTTATAGTTGCCGGCATGAATGCAGCCGGAACAATTCTTGGCATTTACCTTATCGACCATGCTGGACGAAAAAAATTAGCTCTTTCTAGTCTGGGAGGAGTAATTGTATCTTTGGTCATCTTGGCCTTTGCATTTTATAAGCAATCATCCACGTCAAATGAGTTGTATGGATGGCTTGCAGTTGTAGGCTTAGCCTTGTATATTGGTTTTTTCTCGCCAGGAATGGGGCCTGTGCCATGGACTCTGAGTTCAGAGATATATCCGGAAGAATATCGAGGTATCTGTGGGGGCATGTCAGCTACTGTGTGTTGGGTCTCAAATTTGATTGTCTCAGAGACCTTTCTTTCAATTGCGGAGGGTATAGGGATTGGTTCAACTTTTCTGATTATTGGTGTCATAGCTGTGGTTGCATTTGTATTTGTGCTTGTTTATGTTCCAGAGACCAAAGGATTGACCTTTGATGAAGTGGAAGTAATATGGAGGGAGAGAGCTTGGGGCAAGAACCCCAACACACAAAACCTTCTTGAGCAGGGAAGTAGTTCCTAA